The DNA region TAAGACTTACGTTTACACCATTTATTGGTTTGCCATTTCTGGCATTTTGTTATTTTCATAACTTCTGACTATTTTCTCTATTCGGTTGTTAATGTCCTTTTTCTTTGCGGCGGTTGTTCCCGCTACAAGAAGTATATTACCACAATTTTTATATTGTGTCAACATTTTTTTTATTTTTTTAAAATAAATTTATTTTTTCCATTTCTTTCTAAAATTCCATTTTTTACAAATTCACTTATCACTCTAGATAAAGCTGGTCTACTCACACCAAATCTTTCACTTAATTCATTTATTGAATGCTTAAATACTATTTTATCTTCTTTTTTATTTTCTAAAATATAATCCATAACTTTTTCTTTTATTGTTTTATTATTAAAATGTGACCAAATTCTATTTGATAAGAATTGTGTTCTATTAGAAATTTCATTTAAAAAATTTACTAAAATTTTTTCATTTAAATTAAAAGCTTTCAATAAATTTTTTTTATCAATATATATAATTTTCCCTTTTTCTAGAGCTATTAAATCAACAGGTAAAATATTATTATCTCCAAAAATAAAAGCTGACGCTATCATTTCTCCTTTTAATAAATTCTCTATTTTTGTTATCTCTCCATTATCCTTTAACATCTCTGCACTTAAACTTCCATCTATAATCAAAAACAATCCGTCAAGTTTTTCATTTCTAAAAAATAAAACATCCTCTTTTTTAAAATTCTTAATTTCAAATTTTAAATTTTCAAACAAATATTTTAATTCCTCTTCCTTTACATTCTTAAATATTTTAAAAGTCATAAGTTCTTTTATTTCTAACACACTAACCTCCTAAATAAAAATAATAATATTTATAATTTTACTTTATAATAACATTGTTTATTACAAAAAATAATATTATAATTTTATAATAGAGGTGATTTTATGAAAAAATTTGGTCTTTTAGGAAAAAATATAAACTATACATATTCTCCCATATTGCATAATAAAATTTTTGAAGTATACAATATAGAAGGAGATTATGAAATATTCAATTTAGAAAATGAATCTCAAATTTATAATTTTTTAAAAATTTTAAAAAAAGAAAAAACTATTGGAATAAACGTTACCATTCCATATAAAACATCTATTCTTAAATATGTTGATATAATTTCACCAGAAGTTTTATCTATTGGTGCTGCTAATTGCATAAAATTTGAGAATGAAAAGATTATTGCCTATAATACTGATTATTTTGGAGTTCTTAAAACTTTCGAAAAAATGGGATTAGATTTAAAAAATAAAAAAGTTATTGTATTAGGAAGTGGCGGTGCTGCCAAAGCTACTATTAAAGCTCTTCTAGATTCTAAAGCAATTGTTTATTTAGTATCTCGAAATAAAATTAAAGCTCAAAAAGAATTTGAAAATATATTTTTTCTTTCTTATGAGGAGCTCGTAAATAGTTCTGGATATTTAATTATAAACGCTACTCCAGTAGGAACTTTTCCAGATACAGATATCTCTCCTGTTTCTAGCGAAATCTTGCAAAATTTTGACTTTGCTTTAGATCTAATATATAATCCAGAAGAAACACAATTTTTAAAGTATGCAAAAAGTAAAGGAAAAAAAGTTGAAAATGGTTTATATATGTTAATAGCTCAAGGAGTTAAATCTGAAGAAATTTGGAATAATCTAGAGTTCAACTATGAAAAAATTTACAATGATTTAATTGATATAATACATAAAAAATAATGGAGGATTTTTTAATTATGAAAAAAATAGTTATTACTTGTCCAAAATGCAAAAATAAAATGAAAATAATGGATAAAGTAGCAAAATACAGATGTCCTACATGTAAAGAAATATATATATTTACATGGTATAAAAGAATATTTCAAAAATTTACTGGATTTTTTAAAGGTATCATTCAAACTTTTGTTGATATAAAAACAAATTTTGTAACTAAATATAGAAATACTAAAGCTACTTACAATTATATGAAACAGATGAAAACTAATATGAAAAATAATCCAAACTGGTCTAACTATCATAGAGAA from Candidatus Cetobacterium colombiensis includes:
- a CDS encoding Crp/Fnr family transcriptional regulator gives rise to the protein MLEIKELMTFKIFKNVKEEELKYLFENLKFEIKNFKKEDVLFFRNEKLDGLFLIIDGSLSAEMLKDNGEITKIENLLKGEMIASAFIFGDNNILPVDLIALEKGKIIYIDKKNLLKAFNLNEKILVNFLNEISNRTQFLSNRIWSHFNNKTIKEKVMDYILENKKEDKIVFKHSINELSERFGVSRPALSRVISEFVKNGILERNGKNKFILKK
- the aroE gene encoding shikimate dehydrogenase → MKKFGLLGKNINYTYSPILHNKIFEVYNIEGDYEIFNLENESQIYNFLKILKKEKTIGINVTIPYKTSILKYVDIISPEVLSIGAANCIKFENEKIIAYNTDYFGVLKTFEKMGLDLKNKKVIVLGSGGAAKATIKALLDSKAIVYLVSRNKIKAQKEFENIFFLSYEELVNSSGYLIINATPVGTFPDTDISPVSSEILQNFDFALDLIYNPEETQFLKYAKSKGKKVENGLYMLIAQGVKSEEIWNNLEFNYEKIYNDLIDIIHKK
- a CDS encoding TFIIB-type zinc ribbon-containing protein, which encodes MKKIVITCPKCKNKMKIMDKVAKYRCPTCKEIYIFTWYKRIFQKFTGFFKGIIQTFVDIKTNFVTKYRNTKATYNYMKQMKTNMKNNPNWSNYHREQAEEKKMRQAQKPSFWDKFKK